The following are encoded together in the Juglans microcarpa x Juglans regia isolate MS1-56 chromosome 2D, Jm3101_v1.0, whole genome shotgun sequence genome:
- the LOC121249094 gene encoding protein AUXIN SIGNALING F-BOX 2, which produces MNYFPDEVLEHVFDFLTSHRDRNAVSLVCSLWYRVERFSRQRVFIGNCYAISPEKLITRFPGLKSLTLKGKPHFADFNLVPYDWGGYVQPWIEALAKSRIGLEELRLKRMVVSDDSLELLSRSFANFKTLVLVSCEGFTTDGLAAIAANCRFLRELDLQENEIDDHSGHWLSCFPDSCTSLTSLNFACLKGEINLASLERLVARSPNLRSLRLNRAVPLETLQKILMRAPLLVDLGTGSYVHDPDSETYNKLKTTILKCKSIRNLSGFLEVAPRCLPAIFPICLNLTSLNLSYAAGIHGSELIKLIRHCAKLQRLWILDCIGDKGLEVVASTCNELQELRVFPSDPFGVGHDAVTENGLVAISIGCPKLHSLLYFCQQMTNAALITVARNCPNFIRFRLCILDPTRPDPVTMKPLDDGFGAIVQSCKLLRRLSLSGLLTDQVFLYIGMYAEQLEMLSVAFAGDSDKGMLYVLNGCKKLRKLEIRDCPFGNMALLSDVGKYETMRSLWMSSCEVTLWGCKTLAKVMPRLNVEIINEHDQMEICAEDGQRVEKMYLYRTLVGPRKDAPEFVWNL; this is translated from the exons ATGAATTATTTTCCGGACGAGGTTTTAGAGCACGTTTTCGATTTCTTAACGTCACACAGGGACCGGAACGCGGTGTCTCTAGTGTGCAGTCTATGGTACAGAGTAGAAAGGTTTAGTAGGCAGAGAGTCTTCATAGGAAACTGTTATGCAATCAGTCCCGAGAAACTGATCACTAGGTTTCCGGGTCTCAAGTCGCTAACTTTGAAGGGGAAGCCTCATTTCGCAGACTTCAACTTGGTGCCGTACGATTGGGGAGGCTATGTGCAGCCTTGGATCGAAGCCTTGGCAAAGAGCAGGATTGGTTTGGAAGAGCTTAGGCTTAAGAGGATGGTGGTCTCGGATGACAGCCTCGAGCTTCTTTCGAGGTCTTTCGccaattttaaaactttggtGCTTGTTAGCTGTGAAGGTTTCACCACCGATGGCCTTGCAGCTATAGCTGCTAACTGTAG GTTTCTTAGGGAGTTGGACCtgcaagaaaatgaaattgatgACCATAGTGGGCATTGGCTTAGTTGCTTTCCTGACAGCTGCACATCACTCACCTCCCTGAATTTTGCTTGCCTTAAAGGAGAAATTAATTTAGCATCCCTTGAGAGACTTGTGGCAAGATCTCCTAATCTCAGGAGTTTGAGGTTAAACCGTGCTGTGCCTCTTGAGACGCTCCAAAAGATACTGATGCGAGCACCTTTACTAGTGGATTTAGGGACAGGTTCATATGTCCACGATCCTGATTCTGAGACCTACAATAAACTAAAGACTACCATTCTGAAATGTAAATCAATCAGAAATTTATCAGGGTTTTTGGAGGTTGCTCCTCGCTGCCTGCCAGCCATTTTCCCTATTTGCTTGAACCTGACCTCCTTGAACCTGAGCTATGCTGCAGGGATTCACGGTTCTGAGCTTATAAAACTAATTCGTCATTGTGCAAAACTTCAGCGCCTATGG ATACTGGATTGTATTGGAGACAAGGGACTAGAAGTTGTGGCTTCCACTTGTAATGAACTGCAGGAATTGAGGGTTTTCCCATCTGATCCCTTTGGGGTTGGGCATGACGCTGTAACAGAAAATGGCCTGGTTGCTATATCCATTGGTTGCCCAAAGCTTCATTCATTGCTATACTTCTGTCAGCAGATGACAAATGCTGCTCTCATAACCGTAGCAAGGAACTGTCCAAATTTTATTCGCTTTAGGCTGTGCATACTCGACCCTACCAGACCTGATCCCGTGACCATGAAGCCTTTAGATGATGGTTTTGGAGCAATTGTCCAGTCATGCAAGCTTCTTCGGCGGTTATCGCTATCTGGTCTTCTAACTGATCAGGTTTTCCTTTACATTGGGATGTATGCTGAGCAGCTTGAAATGCTCTCTGTTGCATTTGCTGGCGACAGCGACAAGGGAATGCTCTACGTGTTGAACGGGTGCAAGAAGCTTCGCAAGCTTGAGATCAGGGACTGCCCCTTTGGTAACATGGCACTTCTATCGGACGTGGGAAAGTATGAAACAATGCGATCCCTTTGGATGTCGTCCTGTGAAGTTACTCTTTGGGGCTGCAAGACACTTGCAAAGGTGATGCCAAGGCTTAATGTGGAGATAATAAACGAACAT